In Paenibacillus sonchi, a single genomic region encodes these proteins:
- a CDS encoding diguanylate cyclase, which yields MSEQEACGRKDNRVLLQDTMQSRGDIEDPAAWLRETDIVSYDFPHAANLIAESFREWRGQSGPEFAKAWDWCVLNFEGKHIDIIDNRGNEDQWRRQLEAAAADSLQFAKPYTIHEHAAGHTMSFVIIPVFTRSQREIFALLGCVMPHEQFEQGGLYIAEAMSLHFQACFYRRFEHMFMSDLAGLHLHAERESSRRSLLFQIVQRMHDNIDVDAVLTEVIDSISAMYPGARLELFMSQDHRSANPLVKPLPLHWGDDDVCARAFKDGRVSLYAGREDNHSVEIGLPLGGKQGVYGVFHMVMDKPAFPEVDLRFLSMVADTAGTAFENAKLYERSNQLIRELRMSNELTQRLNQSLRLGDIFQFAFEELLEMFDADYCCILHMNEDKGGLEAIACNYHPLQGEILEIGEGLGGRVYTTGEALILSDYRKSDGSYSRLMNATGSNSVIATPLNVGGEVRGAIMLTHREPHFFSYDSYRLLQAMAGHIGLAVGNARLHAEVRRLANRDSLTGLYARHYLDEVIKDKQITEFCGSLIVVDIDQFKMVNDTYGHQKGDKILRQVSEIVKSSIRQGDIAARWGGEELAVYLPQLGVQQAVFVAERIRKRVMSETDPRVTVSCGIAEWSWTDDKVSVESLFYRADMALYEAKNNGRNQVVLDTKIAETSTKNP from the coding sequence ATGTCAGAGCAGGAAGCATGCGGACGCAAAGATAATCGTGTGCTGTTACAGGACACCATGCAATCACGCGGAGATATTGAAGATCCCGCCGCATGGCTTAGGGAGACGGATATTGTATCATACGACTTTCCCCATGCAGCCAACCTGATTGCGGAAAGTTTCCGGGAGTGGCGGGGGCAGAGCGGACCGGAATTCGCCAAGGCCTGGGACTGGTGTGTGCTTAATTTTGAGGGAAAACACATTGATATTATTGATAATAGAGGAAATGAGGATCAATGGAGGAGACAGTTGGAGGCCGCTGCGGCTGACTCCCTGCAATTCGCGAAGCCTTATACGATCCATGAGCACGCCGCTGGACATACAATGTCTTTCGTAATCATTCCCGTATTTACACGCAGCCAGAGGGAAATTTTTGCGCTCCTTGGCTGCGTTATGCCGCATGAGCAATTTGAACAAGGCGGATTGTATATAGCGGAAGCGATGTCCTTGCATTTTCAGGCTTGCTTTTACCGCAGATTTGAGCATATGTTTATGTCTGATCTGGCTGGATTGCATCTGCATGCGGAGCGTGAGAGCAGCCGGCGTTCGCTGCTGTTCCAGATCGTACAGCGGATGCATGACAACATTGATGTGGATGCTGTGCTGACCGAGGTGATCGACAGTATTTCGGCCATGTATCCGGGAGCCAGGCTTGAGCTTTTCATGTCGCAGGACCACCGCAGCGCGAATCCGCTGGTCAAGCCGCTCCCGCTTCACTGGGGGGACGATGATGTATGCGCAAGAGCGTTCAAGGACGGACGCGTATCCCTGTATGCCGGACGTGAGGACAACCATTCGGTAGAAATTGGCCTTCCCCTCGGCGGCAAGCAGGGGGTGTATGGCGTATTCCATATGGTGATGGACAAGCCGGCTTTTCCGGAGGTGGATCTGCGTTTCCTCTCCATGGTGGCTGATACGGCAGGTACGGCTTTTGAGAATGCCAAGCTGTATGAGCGGTCCAATCAGCTGATCCGGGAACTGCGCATGAGCAATGAGCTTACCCAGCGGCTGAATCAGAGCCTGCGCCTTGGCGATATTTTTCAGTTCGCTTTTGAAGAGCTTCTGGAAATGTTTGATGCCGATTACTGCTGTATTTTACATATGAATGAGGACAAGGGCGGGCTGGAGGCGATCGCCTGCAACTATCATCCCCTGCAGGGTGAGATTCTGGAAATCGGCGAAGGGCTTGGCGGCCGGGTATACACCACAGGCGAGGCCCTTATTCTGTCGGATTACCGGAAGTCGGACGGAAGCTATTCACGGCTGATGAATGCTACGGGTTCGAATTCAGTGATTGCTACTCCGCTTAATGTAGGAGGCGAGGTTCGTGGGGCGATTATGCTCACACACCGGGAACCGCATTTCTTCTCTTATGACAGTTATAGACTGCTCCAGGCCATGGCAGGCCATATCGGGCTTGCTGTGGGCAATGCGCGCCTGCATGCCGAGGTGCGGCGTTTGGCCAACCGTGACAGTCTGACCGGCTTATATGCGAGGCATTATCTGGACGAGGTCATCAAGGATAAGCAGATTACCGAATTCTGCGGTTCTTTGATTGTCGTGGACATCGATCAGTTCAAGATGGTGAATGACACCTATGGTCACCAGAAAGGCGACAAAATTCTGAGACAGGTCAGCGAAATCGTCAAGTCTTCCATCCGTCAGGGGGATATCGCCGCGAGGTGGGGCGGGGAGGAGCTGGCGGTGTATTTGCCGCAGCTTGGCGTGCAGCAGGCGGTATTTGTAGCAGAACGGATTCGCAAGCGGGTAATGAGCGAAACAGATCCGCGTGTAACCGTCTCCTGCGGCATTGCGGAGTGGAGCTGGACAGATGATAAGGTAAGCGTGGAATCGCTCTTCTACCGGGCGGATATGGCCCTCTACGAAGCGAAGAACAACGGCAGGAACCAGGTCGTGCTCGATACCAAAATAGCGGAGACCAGTACAAAGAATCCTTAA
- the rpsD gene encoding 30S ribosomal protein S4: MARYTGPKFKLSRRLGISLSGTGKDLKRPFPPGQHGANQRRKVSNYGMQLLEKQKLRHMYGLGEKQFRTLFSKAQKLQGIAGENFMFLLESRLDNLVYRLGFANSRAGARQLVSHGHVTVNGKKVDIASYRVSVGDVIGLRERSRAMASIKEALENRSHLPGYLEYADGSFEGKYIRLPERAELSQDIDEKQIVEFYNR; the protein is encoded by the coding sequence ATGGCACGTTACACCGGACCTAAATTCAAACTCAGCCGCCGTCTGGGCATCTCCCTTAGCGGTACAGGCAAAGACCTGAAACGCCCGTTCCCTCCGGGACAGCACGGCGCTAACCAACGCAGAAAAGTAAGTAACTACGGAATGCAGCTTTTGGAAAAACAAAAACTGCGCCACATGTACGGCTTGGGTGAAAAGCAGTTCAGAACTCTTTTCTCCAAAGCACAAAAGCTCCAGGGTATTGCGGGCGAAAACTTCATGTTCCTGCTCGAAAGCCGCCTGGACAACCTGGTATACCGTCTTGGTTTCGCCAACTCCCGCGCTGGTGCGCGTCAGCTGGTATCCCACGGACACGTTACCGTTAACGGCAAAAAAGTCGACATCGCTTCTTACCGCGTAAGCGTGGGCGACGTAATCGGACTTCGCGAAAGAAGCCGCGCTATGGCTTCCATCAAAGAAGCTCTGGAAAACCGCTCCCACCTTCCAGGTTACCTGGAATATGCTGACGGCTCTTTCGAAGGCAAATACATTCGTTTGCCGGAACGCGCCGAGCTGTCCCAGGATATCGATGAAAAGCAAATCGTCGAGTTCTACAACCGTTAA
- a CDS encoding transglycosylase domain-containing protein codes for MVEENKKKTVKQRPPRRSWLRRFGSVVKWMFILGILGILFAGGAVSGYVASIVKDDPVRSEELIQKEVSQNAVTGFAYFRDGQPIGQLRTEEDRRLVQFNNIPQLVIDAVLAIEDNNFYNHKGVDFSGTLRAVKQKLLNESVQTGGSTLTQQLARRVFLSLDRTEDRKIKEILLSLRLERYLSKQEILTAYLNKVPFGNGSNGYNVYGIKAAAKGIFGLDDLDKLNTAQAAYLAGLPQLPSKYSAFNGVGEFNETAFKRAMERQKLVLRRMLEENKITASQYNEALQFDIKGSLAPHTKKAYATYPYLMLETERKAAEILLSLNEGKNGVVDPNASAAAADNNTLFEEARRQLMTGGYRVYTTIDKKVYSAMHSVSEDSANFTKDSKARGKEQTAGMMINNKTGAILGMIEGRDFNIEQMNYATQMVRQPGSTMKPIAAYLPALDAGLIQPAGILDDAPIILKDGGKGFHIPKNANNRYQGLVTARYALNKSLNLPALKLFNEKVGIEKAWAFSKKLGITTIQDDDYKAQTGVIGGLKYGVTVEDLTNAYSSIGNQGAFNDAYMIEKIVDAQGKIIYQHKVNPEQVYSKQTAYLMTDMLRTVITDGTASTVKKNYKHFKDVPIVGKTGSTQNYGDVWFMGYTPDVTLGMWVGYKEQINTLQGDTQKRQAQTLWTKVMNAVIDKQPELFVTKEFAKPEGIVKKTVSAYSGKLPTDLTDRFTTDIFNAKYVPKQSDDGISRARYITYNGVNYLPLDGTPEDFLKQKIVVKRDKPIQDLVKELLAAFKSMREHQSLSYYMPEDAKSDFPTEVDPRVDDGNSPTPPSGVNVSYSTGKAVITFNPSGSPDVVGYRLYRSLNGGAYKKQAVLSVGEGTTFTPGTPSSANASFYVAAVDVAGHETSSGSVAGAVTPTPETTPPPEESPGAEATPDPGAQPGSTEDPGMVIIEPPGSSDVPAGGGTNAAGGSNAAGGDAAGGNPAGGNAGSGNAAAATP; via the coding sequence ATGGTTGAGGAGAACAAAAAGAAGACCGTAAAGCAGCGTCCACCCCGTAGATCCTGGCTCCGCAGGTTCGGTTCCGTCGTGAAGTGGATGTTTATACTCGGCATATTAGGCATTCTGTTTGCCGGCGGTGCTGTTTCCGGATATGTCGCTTCCATAGTGAAGGATGATCCGGTCCGTTCCGAAGAATTGATTCAAAAGGAAGTCAGCCAAAATGCCGTTACCGGCTTTGCGTATTTCCGCGATGGCCAACCGATCGGCCAGCTCCGGACCGAAGAGGACCGCAGACTTGTACAATTCAACAATATCCCGCAGCTTGTGATTGATGCCGTTCTCGCGATAGAGGACAATAATTTCTACAATCATAAAGGGGTCGATTTCAGCGGCACCCTGCGTGCCGTCAAGCAAAAGCTGCTGAATGAATCCGTTCAGACCGGCGGCAGCACCCTGACCCAGCAGCTGGCAAGACGCGTGTTCCTGAGCCTTGACCGCACAGAGGACCGCAAGATTAAGGAGATCCTGCTGTCTCTAAGGCTGGAACGGTATTTATCCAAGCAGGAAATTTTAACAGCCTATTTAAATAAGGTTCCTTTCGGCAACGGTTCCAACGGGTACAATGTGTACGGCATCAAAGCCGCTGCCAAGGGGATATTCGGACTGGATGATCTGGATAAGCTGAATACGGCCCAGGCCGCATATCTGGCAGGACTCCCCCAGCTTCCTTCCAAATACTCCGCGTTTAATGGAGTCGGAGAATTTAATGAAACGGCATTTAAGCGTGCCATGGAACGCCAAAAGCTTGTGCTGCGCCGGATGCTGGAGGAGAACAAGATCACGGCCTCCCAGTATAATGAAGCACTGCAATTTGATATCAAGGGTTCTCTGGCTCCGCATACGAAAAAGGCTTATGCTACATATCCTTATCTGATGCTTGAGACCGAGCGCAAGGCCGCCGAGATTCTGCTGTCCCTCAACGAGGGCAAAAATGGCGTAGTTGATCCGAATGCCTCTGCTGCCGCTGCAGATAACAACACACTGTTCGAGGAAGCGCGCCGGCAGCTGATGACCGGCGGTTACCGCGTCTACACGACGATCGACAAAAAAGTATACAGTGCGATGCACAGCGTCTCGGAAGACAGTGCTAATTTCACGAAAGACAGCAAGGCCCGGGGCAAGGAACAGACAGCCGGCATGATGATCAACAACAAAACCGGGGCGATTCTCGGCATGATCGAAGGACGGGACTTCAATATTGAGCAGATGAACTATGCTACGCAGATGGTACGGCAGCCGGGTTCAACTATGAAGCCCATTGCCGCTTATCTGCCCGCACTGGATGCCGGATTGATCCAGCCTGCAGGCATCCTTGATGATGCGCCCATCATTCTTAAGGACGGCGGCAAAGGCTTCCACATTCCGAAGAATGCCAACAACCGGTATCAGGGTCTGGTCACAGCCCGCTATGCCCTTAACAAATCCTTGAATTTGCCAGCCCTCAAGCTGTTCAATGAGAAGGTAGGAATCGAGAAAGCATGGGCTTTTTCCAAGAAGCTGGGGATTACTACGATCCAGGATGATGATTACAAAGCGCAGACCGGGGTCATCGGCGGACTCAAATATGGGGTAACCGTTGAAGATTTAACGAATGCCTATTCCTCGATTGGTAACCAGGGAGCCTTTAATGACGCCTATATGATCGAAAAGATTGTAGACGCCCAGGGCAAAATCATCTATCAGCATAAAGTCAATCCGGAGCAGGTATACTCCAAGCAGACCGCTTATCTTATGACAGATATGCTGCGCACGGTGATTACCGACGGAACCGCAAGCACCGTCAAGAAAAACTACAAACACTTCAAAGATGTGCCAATTGTCGGTAAAACCGGTTCCACCCAAAACTACGGAGATGTATGGTTTATGGGCTACACGCCGGATGTCACACTTGGCATGTGGGTGGGCTATAAGGAACAAATCAATACGCTTCAGGGCGATACCCAGAAACGTCAGGCGCAGACCTTGTGGACCAAAGTAATGAACGCGGTCATTGACAAGCAGCCTGAGCTTTTTGTCACGAAGGAATTTGCAAAGCCTGAAGGCATTGTCAAAAAGACAGTATCCGCCTACAGCGGCAAACTGCCCACGGACTTGACCGACAGGTTCACTACAGATATTTTTAACGCAAAATATGTGCCGAAACAAAGTGATGACGGAATCTCCAGAGCCAGATATATTACTTACAATGGCGTGAACTACCTTCCGCTGGATGGCACACCTGAGGATTTCCTCAAACAGAAAATTGTCGTCAAACGCGACAAACCGATCCAGGATCTCGTGAAGGAGCTGCTTGCCGCCTTCAAGTCGATGAGGGAACATCAATCGTTGTCATACTACATGCCGGAGGATGCGAAATCCGATTTCCCGACCGAGGTTGATCCTCGCGTAGACGATGGCAATAGCCCAACGCCTCCAAGCGGAGTCAATGTCTCTTATAGTACGGGCAAAGCCGTCATCACCTTTAACCCAAGCGGTTCGCCGGATGTGGTCGGATACCGCCTGTACCGTTCTCTTAACGGAGGAGCCTACAAGAAGCAGGCTGTTCTATCCGTCGGCGAAGGAACCACTTTCACCCCTGGCACTCCGTCCAGCGCCAATGCCTCCTTCTATGTGGCTGCGGTGGATGTAGCCGGTCATGAGACGTCTTCGGGCAGTGTAGCCGGAGCAGTCACTCCCACACCGGAGACTACGCCGCCGCCGGAGGAATCTCCCGGTGCAGAAGCTACACCGGACCCCGGAGCGCAGCCAGGCAGCACGGAAGATCCCGGCATGGTCATTATTGAGCCGCCGGGATCATCCGATGTCCCTGCCGGTGGAGGCACTAATGCCGCAGGTGGCAGCAATGCCGCTGGAGGAGATGCTGCCGGAGGAAACCCTGCCGGAGGAAATGCCGGCTCCGGAAATGCCGCAGCGGCAACGCCTTAA
- the acsA gene encoding acetate--CoA ligase: MGQVHSEILPGRAKQANMADYSRAVSEFRWEDVEKSFSWHESGKVNMAHEAIDRHVLEGRGAATALIYSDSAREEMYTFSDLREQSNRFGNVLRQHGIGRGDRVFIFMPRRPELYFSLLGVLKVGAVAGPLFEAFMETAVKDRLEDSGAVALITTPELLQRVKRAELPELKHVFVVGGPSDGGQGLISYEEAMAAASAELEPEWLSLEDGLIMHYTSGSTGKPKGVYHVQRAMIQHYYTGKIVLDLRPDDIYWCTADPGWVTGTSYGIFAPWLNGVTNVVRGGRFSPQDWYKTIERFGVTVWYSAPTAFRMLMGAGEASLKDIDLSSLRHVLSVGEPLNPEVVRWGDKFYQQRIHDTWWMTETGAQLICNYPGMDIKPGSMGRPLPGIEAAILDDRGNLLPPYAMGNLAIRTPWPSMMGKIWNNEAKYEEYFRIPGWYISGDSAYMDEDGYFWFQGRIDDVINSSGERIGPFEVESKLVEHPAVAEAGVIGKPDVMRGEIIKAFISLRDGYFPTAELKEEIAAFVKAGLSAHAAPREIEFREKLPKTRSGKIMRRVLKAWELHLPAGDLSTIED, encoded by the coding sequence ATGGGGCAAGTTCACAGCGAAATTTTACCGGGTCGTGCAAAACAGGCCAACATGGCTGATTATTCCCGGGCAGTCAGCGAATTCCGGTGGGAGGATGTGGAGAAAAGCTTCTCCTGGCATGAGAGCGGCAAGGTGAATATGGCCCATGAAGCCATTGACCGGCATGTGCTTGAAGGCCGTGGAGCAGCCACCGCTTTGATCTACAGTGATTCCGCGAGGGAAGAAATGTACACGTTCTCCGATTTGCGGGAGCAGTCCAACCGTTTCGGAAATGTGCTGCGTCAGCATGGCATCGGCCGGGGAGACCGGGTGTTTATTTTTATGCCGCGCCGGCCGGAGCTCTATTTCAGTCTGCTGGGAGTTCTCAAGGTTGGGGCGGTAGCAGGACCGCTGTTTGAGGCTTTTATGGAAACGGCTGTGAAGGACCGGCTGGAGGACAGCGGCGCCGTGGCACTCATTACCACACCTGAGCTGCTGCAGCGGGTCAAACGTGCCGAGCTGCCTGAGCTTAAGCATGTGTTTGTAGTAGGCGGCCCATCGGACGGCGGGCAAGGGCTTATCAGTTACGAAGAAGCGATGGCTGCGGCCTCTGCGGAGCTTGAACCGGAATGGCTGAGTCTGGAGGACGGGCTGATTATGCACTATACCTCCGGCTCAACCGGCAAGCCCAAAGGGGTATATCATGTGCAAAGAGCAATGATCCAGCATTATTATACAGGCAAAATTGTACTGGATTTGCGCCCTGACGATATCTATTGGTGCACGGCTGATCCCGGTTGGGTTACCGGAACCTCCTACGGGATTTTTGCGCCTTGGCTGAACGGGGTGACCAACGTTGTGAGAGGCGGACGCTTCAGCCCGCAGGACTGGTATAAGACCATTGAGCGGTTTGGGGTTACCGTGTGGTACAGCGCACCTACCGCGTTCCGTATGCTGATGGGAGCGGGGGAGGCCAGCCTGAAGGACATCGATCTCAGCAGTCTGCGGCATGTTCTGTCGGTAGGAGAGCCGCTCAATCCCGAAGTGGTACGGTGGGGGGACAAATTCTATCAGCAGCGTATCCATGATACCTGGTGGATGACTGAAACGGGAGCCCAACTGATCTGCAATTACCCGGGAATGGATATTAAGCCCGGCTCCATGGGGCGCCCGCTGCCCGGCATCGAAGCTGCTATTCTGGATGACCGGGGCAATCTGCTGCCGCCATATGCAATGGGCAATCTGGCGATCAGGACGCCGTGGCCCTCCATGATGGGGAAGATCTGGAACAACGAAGCGAAATACGAGGAGTATTTCCGCATTCCCGGCTGGTACATCTCCGGTGATTCCGCATATATGGATGAAGACGGCTACTTCTGGTTCCAGGGCCGGATCGATGATGTTATCAATTCCTCCGGTGAGCGGATTGGCCCGTTCGAGGTGGAGAGCAAGCTGGTGGAGCATCCTGCGGTTGCTGAAGCCGGGGTAATCGGCAAACCGGATGTTATGCGGGGAGAGATTATTAAGGCGTTCATTTCCTTGCGGGATGGATATTTCCCTACGGCTGAGCTGAAGGAGGAAATCGCGGCCTTTGTCAAAGCGGGGTTGTCCGCCCATGCAGCACCGCGTGAAATTGAATTCAGGGAAAAGCTGCCCAAGACCCGTTCCGGGAAAATCATGCGCCGCGTGCTGAAAGCCTGGGAGCTTCATCTTCCTGCAGGGGATTTGTCCACAATCGAGGATTAA
- a CDS encoding GNAT family N-acetyltransferase, with amino-acid sequence MEHRKIPVSHILPHHRSLITVSGPLSPDALQGLQMHPDLDAFRKPQEQLEALIEIAGLPEGRVIAAIVDQVIAGYVTFHYPDELELWSQGGMEDLIELGAVEVADGFRGIGLAKLLITSAFEREQLENCIVFTTEYYWHWDLKGSGLDVWAYRQMMEKLMQTVDMVWYATDDPEICSHPANCLMVRIGREVPMSSQETFDRVRFRQRFMY; translated from the coding sequence ATGGAGCACCGCAAAATCCCTGTATCCCATATTCTGCCGCATCACAGAAGCCTGATTACCGTTAGCGGACCTTTGTCTCCAGACGCGCTGCAAGGGCTGCAGATGCATCCGGATCTGGATGCCTTCCGTAAACCGCAGGAGCAGCTGGAAGCGCTTATAGAGATTGCCGGATTGCCGGAAGGGCGTGTAATTGCCGCTATTGTTGACCAGGTGATCGCAGGCTATGTTACTTTTCACTATCCGGATGAACTGGAGTTATGGTCTCAGGGCGGAATGGAGGATCTGATCGAGCTGGGTGCTGTGGAAGTAGCGGATGGATTCAGGGGAATAGGGCTTGCGAAGCTGCTGATTACGAGTGCTTTTGAACGGGAACAGCTGGAGAACTGCATCGTGTTCACAACCGAATATTACTGGCATTGGGATCTGAAGGGCAGCGGGCTGGATGTATGGGCCTACCGTCAGATGATGGAGAAGCTGATGCAGACGGTAGACATGGTGTGGTATGCCACGGATGATCCGGAGATTTGCTCCCATCCAGCCAACTGCCTGATGGTGCGCATCGGCCGGGAAGTCCCGATGTCCTCGCAGGAAACCTTTGACAGGGTGCGTTTCAGGCAGCGCTTCATGTACTAG